The following coding sequences lie in one Arachis ipaensis cultivar K30076 chromosome B05, Araip1.1, whole genome shotgun sequence genomic window:
- the LOC107643646 gene encoding delta(8)-fatty-acid desaturase 2-like: MEGEIEKKSQQEQKKQKEYITQEELSLHNKPGDLWISIQGKVYNVTDWAKDHPGGDVPILSLAGQDVTDAFIAYHPGTAWSYLDKFFTGYHLKDFKVSEVSRDYRNLASQFSKHGLFDKKNHVTSFTFLSVSVMFLVVIYGVLWCQSVWAHLGSGMLLGLLWMQSAYVGHDSGHYVVMTNKGFNKLAQIVAGNCLTGISIAWWKWTHNAHHIACNSLDHDPDLQHMPVFAVSSRFFNSITSRFYGRELKFDSLARFLISYQHWTFYPVMCIARINLYVQTFLLLFSTKRSVPDRALNIIGILVFWTWFPLLVSCLPNCGERIIFVLASFAVCSIQHIQFCLNHFAANVYLGKPSGNDWFEKQTSGTLDISCVTWMDWFFGGLQFQLEHHLFPRLPRCQLRQISPLVQALCKKHNLPYRSLSFWEANRWTIRTLRKAALQARDLTNPAPQNLLWEAVNTHG; this comes from the coding sequence ATGGAGGGTGAGATTGAGAAGAAGAGCCAGCAGGAGCAGAAGAAGCAAAAAGAGTACATAACGCAAGAAGAGTTAAGTCTCCACAACAAGCCAGGGGATCTATGGATCTCAATCCAAGGAAAAGTTTACAATGTCACAGATTGGGCCAAAGATCACCCTGGTGGTGATGTTCCCATTTTGTCCCTGGCTGGCCAAGATGTCACAGATGCATTCATAGCATACCATCCAGGAACTGCATGGTCCTACCTTGACAAATTCTTCACTGGCTACCATCTCAAGGACTTCAAGGTCTCTGAGGTTTCAAGAGACTACAGGAACCTTGCTTCTCAGTTCTCGAAGCATGGACTCTTTGATAAGAAGAACCATGTAACATCTTTTACTTTCTTATCGGTTTCAGTGATGTTCCTGGTTGTGATATATGGAGTTCTTTGGTGTCAGAGTGTTTGGGCCCATTTGGGTTCCGGTATGCTGCTTGGTTTGCTTTGGATGCAAAGCGCTTATGTGGGTCATGATTCCGGCCACTATGTTGTTATGACTAACAAAGGGTTTAACAAGCTTGCGCAGATCGTTGCAGGGAACTGCTTGACTGGGATCAGCATTGCGTGGTGGAAATGGACTCACAATGCTCATCACATTGCCTGCAATAGCCTTGATCATGACCCTGATCTCCAGCACATGCCGGTTTTTGCAGTCTCCTCGAGGTTCTTTAATTCGATTACTTCTCGTTTTTATGGTAGGGAGTTGAAGTTTGATTCTTTGGCGAGGTTCTTGATTAGTTACCAGCATTGGACTTTCTATCCTGTTATGTGCATTGCTAGGATCAACTTGTATGTTCAGACTTTCTTGTTGTTGTTTTCAACTAAGCGGAGTGTGCCTGATAGGGCATTGAACATAATTGGGATCCTTGTGTTTTGGACTTGGTTCCCTCTCCTTGTTTCCTGTTTGCCGAATTGCGGCGAAAGGATCATATTTGTGCTTGCTAGTTTTGCTGTTTGTTCTATCCAGCATATTCAGTTCTGTTTGAACCATTTCGCTGCCAATGTGTATCTTGGTAAGCCAAGTGGGAATGATTGGTTTGAGAAGCAGACGAGTGGGACGTTGGATATCAGTTGCGTGACTTGGATGGATTGGTTCTTTGGGGGTTTGCAGTTCCAGCTTGAGCACCATTTGTTTCCGAGGTTGCCGAGGTGCCAATTGAGGCAGATTTCGCCTTTGGTACAGGCTCTCTGCAAGAAGCACAATTTGCCTTACAGGAGTTTGTCGTTCTGGGAGGCAAATCGGTGGACTATTCGGACATTAAGGAAGGCTGCTTTGCAAGCCAGGGACCTAACCAACCCTGCTCCCCAAAATTTGTTGTGGGAAGCTGTTAATACTCATGGCTGA